The Melospiza melodia melodia isolate bMelMel2 chromosome 23, bMelMel2.pri, whole genome shotgun sequence genome contains a region encoding:
- the BMP1 gene encoding bone morphogenetic protein 1 isoform X2 — MAGLRSCGLLLCLLLARALRFPDYSYVLEEEEEDEEPLDYKDPCKAAAFLGDIALDEEDLQLFQVDRVVDLARHTITRLPSNSSGTNGTSPQPGQPRRRRGRQRSRSRRAATSRPERVWPDGVIPYVISGNFSGSQRAIFRQAMRHWEKHTCVTFLERNDEDSYIVFTYRPCGCCSYVGRRGGGPQAISIGKNCDKFGIVVHELGHVIGFWHEHTRPDRDDHVSIIRENIQPGQEYNFLKMEPEEVESLGETYDFDSIMHYARNTFSRGIFLDTILPKYDVNGVRPAIGQRTRLSKGDIAQARKLYRCPACGETLQDSQGNFSSPEFPNGYSAHMHCVWRISVTPGEKIILNFTTLDLYRSRLCWYDYVEVRDGFWRKATLRGRFCGNKLPEPIISTDSRLWVEFRSSSNWVGKGFFAVYEAICGGDVKKDNGHIQSPNYPDDYRPSKVCVWKITVSEGYHVGLTFQSFEIERHDSCAYDYLEIRDGSSDSSSLIGRYCGYDKPDDIKSTSNKLWMKFVSDGSINKAGFAVNFFKEMDECSRPNNGGCEQRCVNTLGSYKCACDPGYELASDKRRCEAACGGFLTKLNGSITSPGWPKEYPPNKNCIWQLVAPTQYRISLQFDFFETEGNDVCKYDFVEVRSGLTADSKLHGKFCGAEKPEVITSQYNNMRIEFKSDNTVSKKGFKAHFFSEKKQQLQPPKSRPPGLKFRMQKRPRGPS; from the exons ATGGCCGGGCTGCGGAGCTGCgggctgctcctctgcctgctcctggcCCGGGCCCTGCGCTTTCCGGACTATTCCTACGtgctggaggaagaggaggaggacgaggagccCCTGGACTACAAGGACCCCTGCAAAGCCG CCGCCTTCCTGGGTGACATCGCCCTGGACGAGGAGGACCTGCAGCTCTTCCAGGTGGACCGCGTGGTGGACCTGGCGCGTCACACCATCACCCGCCTGCCCTCCAACTCCTCAG GCACCAACGGCACCAGCCCCCAGCCGGGGCAGCCTCGGCGCCGCCGGGGCCGGCAGCGCTCCCGGAGCCGCCGCGCCGCCACGTCCCGGCCCGAGCGCGTGTGGCCGGACGGGGTCATCCCTTACGTCATCAGCGGCAACTTCAGCG GCAGCCAGCGAGCCATCTTCCGGCAGGCCATGCGCCACTGGGAGAAGCACACGTGCGTCACCTTCCTGGAGCGCAACGACGAGGACAGCTACATCGTGTTCACCTACCGGCCCTGTGG GTGCTGCTCCTACGTGGGCCGCCGGGGAGGGGGACCCCAGGCCATCTCCATCGGCAAAAACTGCGACAAATTCGGCATCGTGGTGCACGAGCTGGGCCACGTCATCGGCTTCTGGCACGAGCACACGCGCCCCGACAGGGATGACCACGTCTCCATCATCAGGGAGAACATCCAGCCAG GGCAGGAATACAACTTCCTCAAGATGGAGCCTGAGGAGGTGGAGTCGCTGGGGGAGACCTATGACTTCGACAGCATCATGCACTACGCCAGGAACACCTTCTCCAG GGGCATCTtcctggacaccatcctgcccaAATACGATGTGAACGGCGTCCGGCCCGCCATCGGCCAGAGGACACGGCTCAGCAAAGGGGACATTGCCCAGGCCCGCAAGCTCTACCGCTGCCCAG cctgtggggaGACGCTCCAGGACAGCCAGGGCAACTTCTCCTCCCCGGAATTCCCCAATGGATACTCAGCCCACATGCACTGCGTCTGGAGGATCTCGGTCACCCCCGGAGAGAAG ATCATCCTGAATTTCACCACCCTGGACCTGTACCGAAGCCGGCTGTGCTGGTACGACTACGTGGAGGTGAGAGACGGGTTCTGGAGAAAGGCCACGCTGCGAG GCAGGTTCTGCGGGAACAAGCTGCCCGAGCCCATCATCTCCACCGACAGCCGCCTGTGGGTGGAGTTCCGCAGCAGCAGCAACTGGGTGGGCAAAGGTTTCTTCGCCGTCTACGAAG CCATCTGCGGGGGGGACGTCAAGAAGGACAACGGCCACATCCAGTCCCCCAACTACCCCGATGACTACCGGCCCAGCAAGGTGTGCGTCTGGAAAATCACCGTGTCCGAGGGCTACCACGTGGGATTGACCTTCCAGTCCTTCGAG ATCGAGCGCCACGACAGCTGTGCCTACGATTACCTGGAGATCCGCGACGGCAGCAGCGACTCCAGCAGCCTCATCGGCCGCTACTGCGGCTACGACAAACCCGACGACATCAAGAGCACCTCCAACAAGCTCTGGATGAAATTCGTGTCCGACGGCTCCATCAACAAGGCCGGCTTCGCCGTCAACTTCTTCAAAG agATGGACGAGTGCTCCCGGCCCAACAACGGCGGCTGCGAGCAGCGCTGCGTCAACACCCTGGGCAGCTACAAGTGTGCCTGCGACCCTGGCTACGAGCTGGCGTCTGATAAACGCCGCTGCGAGG CCGCCTGCGGAGGGTTCCTCACCAAGCTCAACGGCTCCATCACCAGCCCGGGGTGGCCCAAGGAGTATCCCCCCAACAAGAACTGCATCTGGCAGCTGGTGGCGCCCACCCAGTACCGCATCTCCCTGCAGTTCGACTTCTTCGAGACCGAGGGCAACGAT GTGTGCAAATATGACTTTGTGGAGGTGCGCAGCGGGCTCACGGCCGACTCCAAGCTGCACGGGAAGTTCTGCGGCGCCGAGAAGCCCGAGGTCATCACCTCGCAGTACAACAACATGAGGATCGAGTTCAAGTCCGACAACACCGTCTCCAAAAAGGGCTTCAAAGCCCATTTCTTCTCAG
- the LOC134428460 gene encoding pulmonary surfactant-associated protein C-like isoform X2, translated as MPVPAVRPGWEWEEEEEEEAAAMEGSMKQVVLEEEDSGNGCCCPGCCVPCATCCAKCCARCGWCCAKCCCVPKCCQCPKCPKCPGCASCSGCLRKALCFVPRLLCYLPRKLLGCGRLRCLLIAALLLLLLVVIVAAALLMWLSVEQRRGDSVLRAGLWGDDDENAATFYLDSGDGNAATVIYDYRNLLVSYRARLHRACYVTRVDQDNMPGLDSVLETFQRRQAEDKIPMPLADRSMLGTTAGILCSLLPVYWA; from the exons agcagccatGGAGGGCAGCATGAAGCAGGTGGTGCTTGAAGAGGAG GACTCGGGGAacggctgctgctgcccgggctgCTGCGTGCCCTGCGCCACGTGCTGCGCCAAATGCTGC GCCAGATGCGGCTGGTGCTGCGCCAAGTGCTGCTGCGTGCCCAAGTGCTGCCAGTGCCCCAAGTGCCCCAAGTGTCCcggctgtgccagctgctccGGCTGCCTCAGGAAGGCGCTGTGCTTCGTGCCCCGGCTGCTGTGCTACCTGCCCCGCAAGCTGCTGGGCTGCGGCCGCCTGCGCTGCCTGCTCAtcgcggcgctgctgctgctcctgctcgtggTCATCGTGGCCGCCGCGCTGCTGATGTGGCTGAGCGTGGAGCAGCGCCGCGGCGACAGC GTGCTGCGGGCCGGTTTGTGGGGAGACGACGACGAGAACGCGGCCACTTTCTACCTGGACAGCGGCGACGGCAACGCGGCCACGGTCATCTATGACTACAGGAAT CTGCTGGTGAGCTACAGAGCCCGGCTGCACCGCGCCTGCTACGTGACCCGAGTGGACCAGGACAACATGCCGGGGCTGGACAGCGTGCTGGAGACCTTCCAGCGCCGGCAG GCTGAGGACAAGATCCCCATGCCCTTGGCTGACCGCTCCATGCTGGGCACCACGGCGGGCATCCTCTGCAGCCTCCTGCCCGTCTACTGGGCTTAG
- the LOC134428460 gene encoding pulmonary surfactant-associated protein C-like isoform X1, translated as MPVPAVRPGWEWEEEEEEEAAAMEGSMKQVVLEEEDSGNGCCCPGCCVPCATCCAKCCTKCSWCCTKCCARCGWCCAKCCCVPKCCQCPKCPKCPGCASCSGCLRKALCFVPRLLCYLPRKLLGCGRLRCLLIAALLLLLLVVIVAAALLMWLSVEQRRGDSVLRAGLWGDDDENAATFYLDSGDGNAATVIYDYRNLLVSYRARLHRACYVTRVDQDNMPGLDSVLETFQRRQAEDKIPMPLADRSMLGTTAGILCSLLPVYWA; from the exons agcagccatGGAGGGCAGCATGAAGCAGGTGGTGCTTGAAGAGGAG GACTCGGGGAacggctgctgctgcccgggctgCTGCGTGCCCTGCGCCACGTGCTGCGCCAAATGCTGCACCAAATGCAGCTGGTGCTGCACCAAATGCTGCGCCAGATGCGGCTGGTGCTGCGCCAAGTGCTGCTGCGTGCCCAAGTGCTGCCAGTGCCCCAAGTGCCCCAAGTGTCCcggctgtgccagctgctccGGCTGCCTCAGGAAGGCGCTGTGCTTCGTGCCCCGGCTGCTGTGCTACCTGCCCCGCAAGCTGCTGGGCTGCGGCCGCCTGCGCTGCCTGCTCAtcgcggcgctgctgctgctcctgctcgtggTCATCGTGGCCGCCGCGCTGCTGATGTGGCTGAGCGTGGAGCAGCGCCGCGGCGACAGC GTGCTGCGGGCCGGTTTGTGGGGAGACGACGACGAGAACGCGGCCACTTTCTACCTGGACAGCGGCGACGGCAACGCGGCCACGGTCATCTATGACTACAGGAAT CTGCTGGTGAGCTACAGAGCCCGGCTGCACCGCGCCTGCTACGTGACCCGAGTGGACCAGGACAACATGCCGGGGCTGGACAGCGTGCTGGAGACCTTCCAGCGCCGGCAG GCTGAGGACAAGATCCCCATGCCCTTGGCTGACCGCTCCATGCTGGGCACCACGGCGGGCATCCTCTGCAGCCTCCTGCCCGTCTACTGGGCTTAG